A genomic segment from Yimella sp. cx-51 encodes:
- a CDS encoding low molecular weight phosphatase family protein — protein sequence MTDARILTVCTGNICRSPYMERVLATQLAGRGYTVASAGTRALVDYPIEPQSLQRLQQLGIDDGGFRSRQLTPEMIAEADLVITATRHHRAEVVTMEPKGLKYTFALADLSDLVRDMDVVPPASGGFFGPADDSFVGRLIDDVSKRRTTIHPRGEDEADVVDPYRRAPEVFDRMAAQLNELMPPVVRALTLES from the coding sequence GTGACCGACGCACGAATCCTCACTGTTTGCACCGGCAATATCTGTCGCTCTCCCTACATGGAGCGGGTGCTCGCCACCCAGTTGGCCGGACGCGGATACACGGTGGCGAGTGCCGGCACGCGCGCGTTGGTCGACTACCCGATCGAGCCGCAGAGCCTGCAACGCTTGCAGCAGTTGGGGATTGACGACGGCGGCTTCCGGTCACGTCAGCTCACCCCGGAGATGATCGCCGAGGCAGATCTGGTCATCACGGCCACCAGGCATCACCGTGCCGAAGTGGTGACGATGGAGCCGAAGGGTTTGAAGTACACCTTCGCCCTGGCTGACCTCAGCGACCTGGTTCGCGACATGGACGTTGTGCCGCCGGCCAGTGGTGGCTTCTTCGGCCCGGCGGATGACTCCTTCGTCGGACGTCTCATCGACGACGTCAGCAAGCGGCGCACCACGATCCACCCGCGCGGTGAGGACGAAGCCGACGTGGTCGACCCGTACCGCCGAGCACCCGAGGTGTTCGACCGCATGGCCGCGCAACTCAACGAACTCATGCCACCGGTGGTGCGGGCGCTCACGCTGGAGAGCTGA
- a CDS encoding class I SAM-dependent methyltransferase, which translates to MTSADESQTQAGVYEKGYFETRLAQDANREKVWVHLAKHFARWIDPDADVLELGAGWCDFSNKIAARRVVAMDLDATVQKAAAPHVQAEVGDCTDLSRFEDDSFDIVFASNLVEHLHREQSDRLLDEARRVLRPGGRLMLMQPNFRLNPGRYFDDYTHVAIFTDQSLSDYLVSRGYAVEEMHAKFMPLTMKSSGSGLTFLVPWYLRSPIKPLAGQMLVVANPAD; encoded by the coding sequence GTGACCAGCGCAGACGAATCGCAGACGCAGGCCGGCGTCTACGAAAAGGGCTACTTCGAGACTCGGTTGGCGCAGGACGCCAACCGCGAAAAGGTCTGGGTGCACCTTGCGAAGCACTTCGCCCGCTGGATCGACCCCGATGCGGACGTCCTCGAGCTCGGTGCCGGCTGGTGCGACTTCTCCAACAAGATCGCTGCGCGCCGCGTGGTTGCCATGGACCTCGACGCCACCGTGCAGAAGGCTGCGGCCCCGCACGTGCAGGCCGAGGTGGGCGATTGCACCGACCTCTCCCGGTTCGAGGACGACAGCTTCGACATCGTCTTCGCCTCCAACCTCGTCGAGCACCTGCACCGCGAACAGTCCGACAGGCTGTTGGACGAGGCGCGCCGCGTGCTGCGTCCCGGAGGCCGGCTGATGCTGATGCAGCCCAACTTCCGGCTCAACCCAGGCCGTTACTTCGACGACTACACCCATGTCGCGATCTTCACCGACCAGTCACTCTCGGACTACCTCGTGTCGCGCGGCTACGCGGTCGAGGAGATGCACGCGAAGTTCATGCCGCTCACCATGAAGTCGTCCGGATCGGGCCTCACCTTCCTGGTGCCCTGGTATCTGCGCTCGCCGATCAAGCCGCTGGCGGGCCAGATGCTGGTCGTGGCGAACCCCGCTGACTGA
- a CDS encoding glycosyltransferase family 2 protein: MFKGQTLAVVLPTYNEKDSIAECIRQFEAIPEVDEIIVVNNNAAEGTSEEVATTGAREVIETRQGYGAAITRGLREADTDLVAVCEPDGTFDPADLRKLLAFLPECELVVGSRTVQNFIWDGSNMGWFLRWGNWAVAKGIEVSYNSSYLSDVGCTFRVMTRKHKEYVLERVTLDGSAFGLEMLLIGVMSGHKYVQVPVNYLPRVGESSVTGDFRKTLDLGFEMMGLAAKMRLNRKKIRAGQVERPVQ, translated from the coding sequence ATGTTCAAGGGCCAGACTCTCGCCGTCGTCCTCCCGACGTACAACGAGAAGGACAGCATCGCCGAATGCATCCGGCAGTTCGAGGCGATTCCTGAGGTCGATGAGATCATCGTTGTCAACAACAACGCCGCAGAGGGCACGTCGGAGGAGGTCGCCACGACTGGCGCCCGCGAAGTGATCGAGACCAGGCAGGGTTACGGCGCGGCCATCACGCGGGGCCTGCGCGAGGCGGACACCGACCTGGTCGCCGTCTGCGAACCGGACGGCACGTTCGACCCCGCCGACCTCCGCAAGTTGCTCGCCTTTCTGCCCGAGTGCGAACTCGTGGTCGGTTCGCGCACCGTGCAGAACTTCATCTGGGACGGCTCGAACATGGGCTGGTTCCTGCGCTGGGGCAACTGGGCCGTCGCCAAGGGCATCGAGGTGTCGTACAACTCCTCCTACCTCTCCGATGTGGGCTGCACCTTCCGGGTCATGACTCGCAAGCACAAGGAGTACGTGCTCGAACGGGTGACGCTCGACGGCTCGGCCTTCGGGCTGGAGATGCTGCTCATCGGGGTGATGAGCGGCCACAAGTACGTGCAGGTGCCGGTCAACTACCTGCCGCGGGTCGGGGAGTCGTCGGTCACCGGCGACTTCCGCAAGACCCTTGACCTCGGATTCGAGATGATGGGCCTGGCGGCCAAGATGCGCCTCAACCGCAAGAAGATCCGGGCCGGTCAGGTGGAGCGGCCGGTTCAGTGA
- the rfbB gene encoding dTDP-glucose 4,6-dehydratase gives MRVLVTGGAGFIGSNFVHLTRRTRPDVQVTVLDKLTYAGTKASLDGVLDEIEFVEGDIADTELVDRLVAQADAVVHFAAESHNDNSLADPRPFLDTNVIGTYTLLEAVRQHGVRYHHISTDEVYGDLELDDPNRFTESTPYNPSSPYSSTKGASDMLVRAWVRSFGVQATISNCSNNYGPRQHVEKFIPRQITNLIDGVRPKLYGEGLNVRDWIHVDDHNSAVWAILDKGRIGQTYLIGADGEVNNKDVVRKLLTTFGRDADAYDHVTDRAGHDLRYAIDSTMLRTELGWEPEYRSFDEGLAATVEWYRDNESWWRPMKQAVEEKYAQTQQVTSPGTTR, from the coding sequence GTGCGCGTACTCGTGACCGGCGGGGCCGGTTTCATCGGGAGCAACTTCGTTCATCTGACCCGGCGCACCCGTCCGGACGTGCAGGTGACGGTGCTCGACAAGTTGACCTACGCCGGCACCAAGGCATCGCTGGACGGAGTGCTCGACGAGATCGAGTTCGTCGAGGGCGATATCGCCGATACCGAGCTTGTCGACCGGCTGGTGGCGCAGGCCGACGCGGTGGTTCATTTCGCGGCCGAGTCGCACAACGACAATTCCCTCGCCGACCCGCGACCGTTCCTCGACACCAACGTCATCGGCACCTACACGCTGCTGGAGGCGGTGCGTCAGCACGGCGTCCGCTATCACCACATCTCGACCGACGAGGTCTACGGCGATCTCGAACTGGACGACCCGAACCGCTTCACCGAGTCGACGCCGTACAACCCGTCGAGTCCTTACTCATCCACCAAGGGCGCGAGCGACATGCTCGTGCGGGCGTGGGTGCGCTCGTTCGGGGTGCAGGCCACGATCTCCAACTGCTCGAACAACTACGGCCCCCGCCAACACGTCGAGAAGTTCATCCCGCGCCAGATCACCAACCTCATCGACGGGGTGCGGCCGAAGCTGTACGGCGAGGGTTTGAACGTCCGCGACTGGATCCATGTCGACGATCACAACTCCGCCGTCTGGGCAATCCTCGACAAGGGCCGCATCGGGCAGACCTATCTCATCGGCGCCGATGGCGAGGTGAACAACAAGGACGTGGTGCGCAAGCTGCTCACCACGTTCGGTCGCGACGCGGACGCTTATGACCACGTGACCGACCGCGCCGGCCACGACCTGCGCTACGCGATCGACTCGACGATGCTGCGTACAGAGTTGGGTTGGGAGCCGGAGTACCGCAGCTTCGATGAGGGTCTTGCTGCGACCGTCGAGTGGTACCGCGACAACGAGTCGTGGTGGCGCCCGATGAAGCAGGCCGTCGAGGAGAAATACGCCCAGACGCAGCAGGTGACGAGCCCAGGCACCACCCGATGA
- a CDS encoding sulfate adenylyltransferase subunit 1 yields the protein MDLLRFATAGSVDDGKSTLIGRLLLDSKAIFEDQLAAVENTSRTKGYDYTDLALLTDGLRSEREQGITIDVAYRYFATPRRKFIIADTPGHVEYTRNMVTGASTADLGLVLVDARQGLTEQSRRHAVLLSLLRVPHIVLAVNKMDLVDFDQAVFDRIDEEFTAFAARLDVPGIRVIPVSALQGDNVVESSPNLPWYEGPTLLQYLEAVDARHQSRDAARLPVQYVIRPKSDEHHDYRGYAGRVTGGTFRVGDEVVVLPSGQRSTIEAIDLFDRSLDEAPERLSVTVRLADDIDVSRGDVIAAVADQPATTKALDATVCWMATQPLTPGRKLAIKHGTRSGRAVVGALEHQLDVNTLESVGSPESLQLNEIGRVSFRLAQPLVVDSYADNRTTGSFILIDEASGVTVGAGLIG from the coding sequence ATGGATCTGCTGCGTTTCGCCACCGCGGGATCGGTGGACGACGGCAAGTCGACGTTGATCGGTCGGCTCCTGCTCGACTCGAAAGCGATCTTCGAGGATCAACTGGCGGCCGTCGAAAACACCTCTCGCACGAAGGGATACGACTACACCGACCTCGCGCTCCTGACCGACGGGCTGCGTTCGGAGCGAGAGCAGGGCATCACGATCGACGTGGCGTACCGATACTTCGCGACGCCGCGGCGCAAGTTCATCATCGCCGACACCCCAGGACACGTCGAGTACACCCGCAACATGGTCACCGGCGCCTCGACGGCCGACCTCGGGCTGGTGTTGGTGGACGCCCGGCAGGGGCTGACCGAGCAGTCGCGTCGTCACGCAGTGCTGCTGTCGTTGCTGCGGGTGCCGCACATCGTGCTGGCCGTCAACAAGATGGATCTCGTCGATTTCGACCAGGCGGTTTTCGACCGTATCGATGAGGAGTTCACCGCCTTCGCGGCGCGTCTGGACGTGCCGGGTATTCGGGTGATCCCGGTGTCAGCGCTCCAGGGCGACAACGTGGTCGAGTCGTCCCCGAACCTGCCGTGGTACGAAGGGCCGACCTTGTTGCAGTACCTCGAAGCGGTGGACGCCCGGCACCAGTCCCGTGATGCCGCAAGGCTGCCCGTGCAATACGTCATTCGTCCCAAGTCGGACGAGCACCACGACTACCGCGGGTACGCCGGCCGAGTCACGGGCGGCACCTTCCGGGTGGGTGACGAGGTGGTCGTGCTGCCCAGCGGTCAGCGCTCGACGATCGAGGCCATCGATCTGTTCGACCGCTCTCTGGACGAGGCCCCGGAGCGTCTGTCGGTGACCGTCCGGTTAGCCGATGACATCGACGTCTCCCGCGGCGACGTGATCGCTGCGGTCGCTGATCAGCCGGCGACGACCAAGGCACTCGATGCGACAGTGTGTTGGATGGCGACTCAGCCGCTCACCCCCGGACGGAAGTTGGCGATCAAGCACGGCACGCGCAGTGGTCGCGCGGTGGTGGGTGCGCTCGAGCATCAGCTGGACGTCAACACGCTCGAATCGGTTGGTTCGCCGGAATCGTTGCAGCTGAACGAGATCGGGCGGGTCAGCTTCCGGTTGGCGCAACCGCTGGTGGTCGACAGCTACGCCGACAACCGCACGACCGGGTCGTTCATCCTGATCGACGAAGCCAGCGGCGTGACGGTAGGCGCGGGTCTCATCGGTTGA
- a CDS encoding dTDP-4-dehydrorhamnose 3,5-epimerase family protein, translating to MNIEPLTIEGAWVITPRQFPDDRGVFMEGFRADKLAEHIGHQMQVVQTNISVSSAGTVRGIHYADVPPSQAKYITAASGSLIDYIVDIRVGSPTFGQWDSVALDGESRKAVYLSEGLGHAFCALEDDTTAVYLCSSAYNPEREHGVHPLDPAIGLVLPDGVTPTLSPKDEAAPSLAEAQSAGALPRYDDCIAFRQSLSG from the coding sequence ATGAACATCGAACCGCTGACGATCGAAGGCGCGTGGGTGATCACCCCGCGCCAGTTCCCCGACGACCGCGGCGTCTTCATGGAAGGCTTCCGCGCCGACAAGCTCGCCGAGCACATCGGTCACCAGATGCAGGTCGTGCAGACCAACATCTCTGTCTCCAGCGCCGGCACCGTCCGCGGCATCCACTACGCCGACGTGCCCCCGTCGCAAGCGAAGTACATCACCGCAGCCAGCGGCTCACTGATCGACTACATCGTCGACATCAGAGTCGGATCCCCGACCTTCGGCCAGTGGGACAGCGTCGCGCTCGACGGCGAGTCACGCAAGGCCGTCTACTTGTCCGAGGGCCTCGGCCACGCCTTCTGCGCGCTCGAGGACGACACCACGGCCGTCTACCTCTGCTCCTCGGCCTACAACCCCGAGCGCGAACACGGCGTGCATCCGCTCGATCCGGCCATCGGCCTGGTGCTGCCCGACGGAGTGACGCCGACCCTGTCGCCCAAGGACGAAGCAGCCCCCAGCCTTGCCGAGGCTCAATCAGCGGGCGCGCTGCCGCGGTACGACGACTGCATCGCCTTTCGTCAGTCGCTGAGCGGCTGA
- the rfbD gene encoding dTDP-4-dehydrorhamnose reductase, translated as MKWVLLGGHGMLGQDLQAVLADAGEQFIAFGSAECDIRDLDAVRKAIAAADVVVNCAAWTAVDKAEEHEPEAFMINAVGARNVALACAESQARCVHISTDYVMSGEGAQPWPEDAPQAPRSAYGRTKAAGEWAVRQANPRALVVRTAWLYGAGGPNFVTTMLRLAGERETLTVVADQFGQPTWTRDLADLILRLVRAEVPGGYYHGTSSGSTSWHGFAQEIFRLSGLDPERVTPITTVEFPVPAPRPANSVLGHDGLEASGVPAIAQWESRLAAHLRTG; from the coding sequence ATGAAGTGGGTGCTGCTCGGCGGTCACGGCATGCTCGGTCAAGACCTTCAGGCCGTGCTCGCGGACGCCGGCGAGCAGTTCATCGCGTTCGGTAGCGCTGAGTGCGACATCCGCGACCTGGACGCGGTGCGGAAGGCGATCGCCGCAGCGGACGTCGTCGTCAACTGCGCGGCGTGGACCGCCGTTGACAAGGCCGAGGAACACGAACCCGAGGCCTTCATGATCAACGCGGTCGGCGCACGCAATGTGGCGCTCGCGTGCGCTGAGTCACAAGCACGATGCGTGCACATCTCGACCGACTACGTGATGTCGGGCGAAGGCGCGCAGCCGTGGCCCGAGGATGCACCGCAAGCGCCCAGGTCGGCCTACGGCCGCACCAAAGCGGCTGGCGAGTGGGCTGTGCGCCAAGCGAATCCGCGTGCGCTGGTGGTGCGGACCGCATGGCTCTACGGGGCCGGTGGGCCCAACTTCGTCACGACGATGCTGCGTCTCGCGGGGGAGCGGGAGACCCTCACAGTGGTCGCTGACCAATTCGGCCAACCCACGTGGACGCGCGATCTTGCGGATCTCATCCTGCGCCTCGTGCGGGCAGAAGTGCCCGGTGGTTACTACCACGGCACAAGCTCCGGCTCGACGAGTTGGCACGGGTTCGCGCAGGAGATCTTTCGGTTGAGCGGCCTCGATCCGGAGCGGGTCACCCCGATCACGACCGTCGAGTTCCCGGTGCCTGCACCGCGGCCGGCCAACAGCGTCCTGGGCCACGACGGTCTCGAGGCGTCGGGGGTGCCTGCGATTGCGCAGTGGGAATCCCGCTTGGCCGCGCACCTTCGCACGGGGTGA
- the cysD gene encoding sulfate adenylyltransferase subunit CysD — protein sequence MTVDAQAPRTALGAGRLNELDLLEAESIHIIREVAAEFERPVLLFSGGKDSIVMLRLAQKAFHPAKIPFPLMQVDTGYDFPEVLATRDRWVERLGARLIVASVEQAIADGVVVDDGRTSRNRLQTGTLLNAIEEHGFTAAFGGGRRDEEKARAKERIYSHRDDFGQWDPKNQRPELWSLYNGRIHPGEHMRIFPLSNWTELDIWHYLLREQIEIPSIYFSHRRRVFERDGMLLSESEFNPCRAGEEATERTVRFRTVGDLTLTGCVESEASTLQEIVDEVAIARVTERGATRGDDRFSEAAMEDRKKEGYF from the coding sequence GTGACCGTCGACGCACAGGCGCCGCGCACCGCCCTGGGTGCTGGGCGATTGAACGAGCTCGACCTGCTCGAAGCGGAGTCGATCCACATCATCCGCGAGGTGGCCGCCGAGTTCGAGCGGCCGGTGCTGCTCTTCTCCGGTGGGAAAGACTCCATCGTCATGCTGCGCTTGGCGCAGAAGGCCTTCCACCCCGCCAAGATCCCGTTTCCGCTGATGCAGGTCGACACCGGTTATGACTTCCCGGAGGTGCTCGCCACGCGCGACCGCTGGGTGGAGCGATTGGGCGCGCGGCTGATCGTGGCGTCGGTGGAGCAGGCGATCGCCGACGGCGTGGTCGTCGACGACGGGCGCACCAGCCGCAACCGTTTGCAGACCGGCACGTTGCTGAACGCGATCGAGGAGCACGGCTTCACCGCTGCGTTCGGAGGTGGGCGGCGCGACGAGGAGAAGGCGCGGGCCAAGGAGCGCATCTACTCGCATCGTGATGATTTTGGTCAGTGGGACCCGAAGAACCAGCGTCCGGAGCTCTGGTCGCTCTACAACGGACGCATTCACCCCGGCGAGCACATGCGCATCTTCCCGCTCTCGAACTGGACCGAGCTCGACATCTGGCACTACCTGCTGCGCGAGCAGATCGAGATCCCCTCGATCTATTTCAGCCACCGTCGCCGCGTCTTCGAGCGCGACGGCATGTTGCTGAGCGAGTCGGAGTTCAACCCGTGTCGTGCCGGCGAGGAAGCGACCGAGCGCACAGTCCGATTCCGCACGGTGGGCGACCTGACCCTCACCGGTTGTGTGGAGAGCGAGGCGTCCACGCTGCAGGAGATCGTTGACGAAGTGGCCATCGCACGGGTCACGGAGCGCGGCGCTACTCGCGGCGACGACCGGTTCTCCGAAGCTGCGATGGAAGACCGCAAGAAGGAAGGCTACTTCTGA
- a CDS encoding sulfite exporter TauE/SafE family protein: MSELFDLLGQQLPGLLAVSFLVGIVVGLTGMGGGALMTPALIFFGIPPTTAVANDLVAAAVNKSVGAAVHKRSGSPDLRLVRLLVIGSVPPALAGGWIVSLLGTDEAQQKNLKLIIGITLLIAALTYAGRMYLDLTGAIGRRQGASIEIRTVPTILVGAIGGLMVGITSVGSGSIIMVALVMLHPALSARRLVGTDLVQAVPLVFAAALSHVLIQGVDWGVLVPLIVGGTPGTFLGARLSRVVAPSVIRGGIVIVLTLTGLTMLKTPPAVVGAIGCAAVILCPVVWTLVRRRHEHHVQRILETDESYTI, translated from the coding sequence GTGAGCGAGCTGTTCGACCTGCTCGGCCAGCAGTTGCCGGGCCTGCTCGCGGTGTCATTCCTGGTGGGTATCGTCGTCGGCCTCACCGGCATGGGCGGCGGTGCACTCATGACGCCGGCCCTCATCTTCTTCGGCATCCCACCGACCACCGCCGTCGCGAACGACCTGGTGGCAGCGGCGGTCAACAAGTCGGTCGGCGCAGCGGTGCACAAGCGGTCGGGCTCCCCTGACCTACGCCTGGTCAGACTACTGGTCATCGGTTCTGTGCCCCCTGCGCTGGCCGGTGGCTGGATCGTCAGCCTGCTCGGCACGGACGAAGCACAACAGAAGAACCTCAAGCTGATCATCGGCATCACCCTGCTCATCGCGGCGCTCACCTACGCCGGCCGCATGTACCTCGACCTCACCGGAGCCATCGGACGACGACAAGGCGCCTCCATCGAGATCCGCACGGTGCCGACGATTCTCGTCGGTGCCATCGGTGGTCTGATGGTCGGCATCACCAGCGTGGGCAGCGGCTCGATCATCATGGTGGCGCTCGTGATGCTCCACCCGGCGCTGTCGGCCCGCCGACTGGTCGGCACCGACCTCGTCCAGGCCGTCCCGCTCGTCTTCGCCGCGGCGCTCAGCCACGTGCTGATCCAGGGAGTCGATTGGGGCGTACTCGTGCCGTTGATCGTCGGCGGCACCCCCGGCACCTTCCTCGGAGCCCGCCTCTCGCGTGTGGTCGCACCGTCAGTGATCCGCGGCGGCATCGTCATCGTGCTGACCCTCACCGGGCTCACCATGCTCAAGACGCCGCCGGCCGTGGTCGGGGCGATCGGTTGTGCCGCAGTGATTCTCTGCCCCGTCGTCTGGACGCTGGTGCGCCGCCGCCACGAACACCATGTGCAGCGCATACTCGAGACCGACGAGTCCTACACGATCTGA
- a CDS encoding GtrA family protein gives MTSTPAPPHRTLSQRVRGLIPQLMRFGAVGMVGLIVDVGGFNLLRFAGPNGEGPMYDYVLLAKVASSFAATVVAWLGNRYWTFRDSRRETKRHEFLWFAIVAVIGMGIALGCLWISHYALGFRSVLADNIAANGVGLALATGFRFYAYRQHVFNNRKTPLTTGDALIEPRD, from the coding sequence TTGACCTCGACGCCTGCCCCGCCGCACCGGACGCTTTCCCAGCGCGTGCGCGGGCTCATCCCCCAACTGATGCGGTTCGGCGCGGTCGGCATGGTCGGCCTGATCGTCGACGTCGGCGGGTTCAACCTGCTTCGGTTCGCCGGGCCGAACGGTGAGGGGCCAATGTACGACTACGTGCTGCTGGCCAAAGTCGCGTCATCGTTCGCCGCCACGGTCGTGGCCTGGCTCGGCAACCGCTACTGGACTTTCCGCGACTCGCGCCGCGAGACCAAGCGCCACGAATTCCTGTGGTTCGCGATCGTGGCCGTCATCGGCATGGGCATCGCCCTCGGCTGCCTCTGGATCTCCCACTACGCCCTGGGGTTCCGGTCGGTGCTGGCCGACAACATCGCCGCCAACGGCGTCGGTCTCGCGCTCGCCACGGGCTTCCGCTTCTACGCCTACCGGCAGCACGTCTTCAACAACCGCAAGACGCCACTCACCACCGGCGACGCGCTGATTGAGCCGCGGGACTGA
- the cysC gene encoding adenylyl-sulfate kinase, giving the protein MTDSTDMRVDPTALDELLLLRDGLLTHDEVSPPEAPLGTTFVDLEGVPVATVTQDGYAWHVDDSRAFARLYGTPQAGGDSRHALWVDQPSTRIIELARDGSVLFVPTSPSHLLGHRAASAVHSALAAARARPDLTVIAVPVDLGSHPQRQRMIDEAFGVSRSERVSDLEKATATGTFILLTGLSGSGKSTIARALREDLVARGETVTLLDGDQVRRELSSGLGFSPADRDTNVRRIGWVGAEIAAHGGVVVACPIAPYDATRRQVRRMVEQAGARMILVHVATPVQECERRDRKGLYAKARAGEIPDFTGISAPYEVPTDAELVIDTTHVSAENAVTRIIDLLKGARR; this is encoded by the coding sequence TTGACCGATTCCACCGACATGCGTGTGGACCCAACTGCGCTCGACGAGCTGCTCCTCCTGCGCGACGGCCTGCTGACTCACGACGAGGTGAGCCCACCCGAAGCGCCCCTGGGTACGACCTTCGTCGACCTCGAAGGTGTGCCCGTCGCGACAGTGACACAGGACGGCTACGCATGGCACGTCGACGACTCGCGCGCGTTCGCCCGCCTGTACGGCACGCCACAGGCCGGCGGAGACAGCCGCCACGCGCTGTGGGTCGACCAGCCGTCCACCCGGATCATCGAACTGGCACGCGATGGGTCCGTTCTTTTCGTACCCACCTCGCCGAGCCATTTGCTCGGCCACCGGGCCGCGTCTGCTGTGCACTCCGCACTGGCCGCTGCGCGGGCGCGTCCCGACCTGACCGTCATCGCGGTGCCGGTCGACCTCGGCTCCCACCCGCAGCGGCAGCGCATGATCGACGAGGCCTTCGGTGTCTCACGGTCGGAGCGCGTGAGCGACCTCGAAAAGGCCACTGCGACAGGCACTTTCATCCTGCTGACCGGACTCTCCGGATCTGGCAAGTCGACCATCGCGCGGGCCCTGCGCGAAGACCTCGTCGCCCGTGGCGAAACCGTCACCCTCCTGGACGGCGACCAGGTGCGCCGGGAACTCTCCTCTGGCCTCGGCTTCTCCCCCGCTGATCGCGACACGAATGTGCGCCGCATCGGTTGGGTGGGCGCCGAGATCGCTGCCCACGGAGGTGTCGTCGTCGCCTGCCCGATCGCGCCGTACGACGCCACCCGCCGACAGGTGCGTCGCATGGTGGAGCAGGCGGGGGCTCGGATGATCCTGGTGCACGTCGCCACGCCCGTCCAGGAATGCGAGCGCCGTGACCGCAAGGGGCTCTACGCAAAGGCCCGTGCGGGCGAGATCCCCGACTTCACCGGGATCAGTGCACCGTACGAGGTGCCGACCGATGCCGAACTGGTCATCGACACCACACACGTCTCGGCCGAGAACGCCGTGACCCGCATCATCGACCTGCTCAAGGGCGCCCGTCGGTGA
- the rfbA gene encoding glucose-1-phosphate thymidylyltransferase RfbA gives MKGIILAGGSGTRLHPITRGISKQLMPIYDKPMVYYPLSTLLMAGVREVLIITTPHDADQFHRLLGDGSQWGIEISYAVQPSPDGLAQAFIIGADFIGDDSVALVLGDNIFHGAGLGTRLRDNTDLTGGRIFAYHVPNPTSYGVVEFDDQMHAISIEEKPAEPKSNYAVPGLYFYDNDVVEIANQLKPSARGEIEITGVNDAYLKRGDLQVTVLPRGTAWFDTGTFEGLMSAAQFVHVVEQQQGLKIGCVEEIAWRNGWLDDDGLRRHADDLTKSGYGTYLHRILAEGRRRA, from the coding sequence GTGAAAGGCATCATTCTCGCCGGCGGATCCGGCACCCGGCTGCATCCGATCACGCGTGGGATCAGCAAGCAGCTCATGCCGATCTACGACAAGCCGATGGTCTACTACCCGCTGTCGACGCTGCTCATGGCAGGCGTGCGCGAGGTGCTCATCATCACCACCCCTCACGACGCCGACCAGTTCCATCGCTTGCTGGGTGACGGATCGCAGTGGGGCATCGAGATCAGCTACGCAGTGCAGCCTTCACCGGACGGCCTCGCCCAGGCGTTCATCATCGGCGCCGATTTCATCGGTGATGACTCCGTGGCGCTCGTGCTCGGTGACAACATCTTCCACGGCGCTGGCCTCGGCACCCGCTTGCGTGACAACACCGACCTCACCGGCGGCCGCATCTTCGCCTACCACGTGCCCAACCCGACGTCGTACGGCGTCGTCGAGTTCGATGATCAGATGCACGCCATCTCCATCGAGGAGAAGCCAGCTGAACCCAAATCGAACTACGCGGTGCCCGGTCTCTACTTCTACGACAACGACGTCGTCGAGATCGCCAATCAGCTCAAGCCCAGCGCCCGCGGCGAAATCGAGATCACCGGCGTCAACGACGCGTACCTCAAGAGGGGCGACCTGCAGGTCACCGTGCTTCCGCGGGGCACCGCGTGGTTCGACACCGGGACGTTCGAGGGTCTGATGTCCGCGGCGCAGTTCGTGCACGTCGTCGAACAACAGCAAGGCCTCAAGATCGGCTGCGTCGAAGAGATCGCCTGGCGCAACGGTTGGCTCGATGACGACGGGCTGCGCCGGCACGCGGACGACCTCACCAAGAGCGGTTACGGCACCTACCTGCACCGCATCCTCGCAGAAGGAAGACGACGCGCATGA